Genomic DNA from Longimicrobium sp.:
TACGCGCAGCGGGGGCACGGCCGGCGCGCGTCGCTGTACACCGACTACACGTTCGGCGTGTGGAAGGAGGGTGAGCTGGTGCCCTTCGCCAAGGCGTACTCGGGGCTGACGGACGCGGAGATCCGCAAGGTGGATTCGTTCGTGCGGCGGAATACGACGCAGAAGTTCGGGCCCGTGCGCACGGTGAAGCCGGAGCTGGTGTTCGAGCTGGCGTTCGAAGGCATCCAGCGCTCGCCCCGCCACAAGAGCGGCGTCGCGGTGCGCTTTCCCCGCATGCTCCGCTGGCGCACGGACAAGAAGCCGGAGGACGCCGACTCGCTGGACACGATCTTCTCCCTGCTGGAATCGGCCGCGGCCCAGGCGTCCGGCGACTGACGGGTACCGCCAGTTGTTGTCTCGTGAAGACGACGCGGACACACGCTGTCATCCCGATGGAGCGGCCCCGGAAAACTCAGCCCTGACACCGTGGATCGCAGCGACTGAGGGGTCCGCCACACAGCGCGCCTCATCGCGCTGTACCGGCGGACGCCTCACTGCTTGGATGGTGTCTCCACGGCGCCCCTCGTCCGCGAAGTGTGCGTTCTGTGGCGGCCTCTGTCGTGGCGCATCTCGCGCCGTGTGTGGCGGATCCCTCGGTCGCTGCCGACTGCCGTGCGGGGGCAGGTTCGCCGTGGCCGCTCCGTCGGGATGACAGGTGCGCTTCGGCGGCATGCGGGCAGCCGAGCCGGGATGGCCTCCAGATCGATGGAAACACTTGACCGCGGCCTTCTGGCGCCGCATCCCTTCCCCATGTTCCACATCGACCCGACCGATCCTACGCCGGTGGAAGCGCAGATCGTCCGCACGGTGCGCGCGGCCATTGGGGCTGGCGCGCTGGGCCCCGGCGACACGCTCCCCACGGTCCGCCAGCTTGCCGTGGACCTGCGCGTGGGGGCCAACGCGGTCGCCCGCGCGTACGCGGAGCTGGAGAAGCAGCAGGTACTCGAAACCGTGGCCGGGGTGGGCACCGTAGTGAGGGCATCGTCCGACGCCATCGACCGCGAAGAGCTGCTCGCGGAACTGTGCGCGCTGGAAGACGGGTTCCTGCGCGAGGCGGCCGCGCTGGGATTTTCGCTCGACGACGTGATCATTCACCTGGACAGCCGCCGCAACCGCTAAGGGGAATCCCATGCCGGGCACCGACCTCACGCAGTACAAGGCGAACATGCCCCAGCTCACGCCGGGAAGCGTTCCGCGCGGCAACATCCTGGGAACGCTCGCGCTCACGATTCCCAGCGTCATCGGCGGGGCGATCACGGCCGCCGCGGGCGAGCCGCTGGCGCTGATCGCCGGCATCGGAATCGGCTGTGTGGCCATGTTCTCGCCCAAGATCGCGCAGCAGTGGGAGCGCGCGGTGGTGCTGAAGTTCGGCAAGTACGTGGGTCTGCAGGGGCCGGGCGTGTTCTGGGTGATCCCGGGCGTGCACACGGTGGCGGCCTGGGTGGACCACCGCACCACGACGACGGCCTTCGCGGCCGAGCAGACGCTGACCAGCGACGCCGTGCCCGTGAACGTGGACGCGGTGCTGTTCTGGACGGTGTACGACGCCGAGAAGGCCGCGCTGGAGGTGCAGGACTACAAGCAGGCCGTGAGCTGGGCATCGCAGACGGCGCTACGCGACATCATCGGCCGCACCTCGCTCTCGGAGCTGCTCGCCGGGCGCGAAAAGATCGAGCAGGAGCTGCAAGCGTTGATCGACAGCCGCACGACCCCGTGGGGAGTGACGGTGCACTCGGTGGAGATGCGCGACGTGATCATTCCCGACTCGCTGCAGGACGCCATGAGCCGCCAGGCGCAGGCCACGCGGGAGAAGCAGGCGCGCATCATCCTGGGCGAGGCCGAGGTGGAGATCGCCAAGCTGTTCGAGAAGGCGGCGGAGAGCTACCAGGGGAA
This window encodes:
- a CDS encoding GntR family transcriptional regulator encodes the protein MASRSMETLDRGLLAPHPFPMFHIDPTDPTPVEAQIVRTVRAAIGAGALGPGDTLPTVRQLAVDLRVGANAVARAYAELEKQQVLETVAGVGTVVRASSDAIDREELLAELCALEDGFLREAAALGFSLDDVIIHLDSRRNR
- a CDS encoding slipin family protein translates to MPGTDLTQYKANMPQLTPGSVPRGNILGTLALTIPSVIGGAITAAAGEPLALIAGIGIGCVAMFSPKIAQQWERAVVLKFGKYVGLQGPGVFWVIPGVHTVAAWVDHRTTTTAFAAEQTLTSDAVPVNVDAVLFWTVYDAEKAALEVQDYKQAVSWASQTALRDIIGRTSLSELLAGREKIEQELQALIDSRTTPWGVTVHSVEMRDVIIPDSLQDAMSRQAQATREKQARIILGEAEVEIAKLFEKAAESYQGNPVALQLRQMNILYEGLKQKGGMMVVPSTIVDSMGTSGIMAAAALAKQAQDERPTLSPMSADPFAGSELRIVTDEE